From a single Molothrus ater isolate BHLD 08-10-18 breed brown headed cowbird chromosome Z, BPBGC_Mater_1.1, whole genome shotgun sequence genomic region:
- the SLC30A5 gene encoding proton-coupled zinc antiporter SLC30A5 isoform X1, producing the protein MEQPYGGQALAGGGALGPVDVPSARLTRYIVLLCFAKVLKAVGLFESYDLLKVVHLVQFIFVVQLGSAFFMVLFQKPFSSGKVVTKRQWIKIFKHAVVGCIISLLWFFGLTLCGPLRTLLLFEHSDVVVLSLLSVLFTSSGGGPAKTRGAAFFIIAIICLLLFDNDDLMAKIAEHPEGHHDSALTHVLYTIIAFLGVADHKGGVLLLVLALCCKVGFHMASRKLSVDVGGAKRLQALSHLVSVLLLCPWVIVLSLTTESKVESWSSLIMPFITVIFFVVILDFYVESICSVKMEASTCARYGSFLIFISALLFGNFWTHPITDQLRAMNKPPHHESTEHVLSGGVVVSAVFFVLSANILSSPSRKGQKGTLIGYSPEGTPLYNFMGDALQQSSQSLPRFIKESLKQILEEYDSRQIFYFLCLNLAFTFVELFYGVWTNSLGLISDGFHMLFDCSALVMGLFAALMTRWKATRIFSYGYGRVEILSGFINGLFLMVIAFFVFMESVARLVDPPDIDTNMLTPVSVGGLIVNLVGICAFSHAHSHGASRGGCPTHDHSHSHHGHSHSHGHGHSHSDHGHSHGHAHGSSGGGMNTNMRGVFLHVLADTLGSVGVIVSTIFIQQFGWLIADPLCSLFIATLIFLSVIPLLKDACQVLLLRIPPEQEKDLHAALEKIQKIEGVISYRDPHFWCHSATVVAGTIHVQVVSDVMEQRIVQQVTAILKDAGVNNLTVQVEKEAYFQHMSGLSTGFQDVLAMTQQLESMKYYKDASSEQMAISYFSSGRTQQIKVAAPVIVAVKMSPYLYTSQASADLHVGLHLAGFSKLPSMQAQCSSWLSWQEDDGHKHCLSYTVHLKFV; encoded by the exons ATGGAGCAGCCGTACGGCGGGCAGGCCCTGGCCGGCGGCGGCGCGCTGGGGCCTGTGGATGTGCCCAGCGCCCG GCTGACTCGGTACATCGTGCTGCTGTGCTTCGCCAAGGTTTTGAAAGCCGTGGGGCTGTTTGAATCCTATGATCTTCTGAAAGTGGTCCACCTCGTGCAGTTTATCTTCGTAGTGCAGCTGGG GTCTgctttttttatggttttgtttcaaaagcCATTTTCATCTGGAAAAGTGGTAACAAAGCGTCAG TGGATCAAAATTTTTAAGCATGCCGTTGTTGGATGTATCATTTCACTCTTATGGTTTTTTGGCCTTACTCTATGTGGACCACTGAG AACATTATTACTGTTTGAACACAGCGATGTGGTTGTGCTGTCACTCCTTAGTGTCTTGTTCACAAGCTCAGGTGGAGGACCAGCAAAG ACAAGAGGTGCTGCATTTTTCATCATAGCTATCATCTGCTTACTACTTTTTGATAATGATGACCTCATGGCTAAAATAGCAGAACATC ctGAGGGGCATCATGACAGTGCTCTTACTCATGTTCTGTATACAATCATTGCTTTCCTGGGTGTTGCAGATCACAAG GGTGGAGTATTGCTTCTGGTACTGGCATTGTGCTGCAAGGTTGGTTTTCATATGGCATCCCGAAAACTATCTGTAGATGTAGGTGGAGCCAAGCGTCTTCAAGCTTTGTCCCACCTTGTTTCCGTCCTTCTGTTGTGCCCATGGGTTATTGTTCTCTCTCTGACAACAGAG aGTAAAGTAGAGTCTTGGTCATCTCTCATCATGCCTTTCATAACAGTCATCTTCTTTGTTGTGATCCTGGATTTCTACGTGGAGTCCATATGCTCTGTGAAGATGGAAGCTTCCACATGTGCTCGATATGGatcctttcttattttcattaGTGCTCTGCTTTTTGGAAACTTTTGGACACATCCAATAACAGACCAGCTTCGAGCTATGAACAAGCCACCACACCATGAAAGCACAGAGCATGTTCTTTCTGGAGGGGTGGTAGTGAGTGCTGTCTTCTTTGTTTTAT CTGCCAATATCCTGTCCTCCCCCTCCAGGAAAGGGCAGAAGGGTACCCTTATTGGCTATTCCCCTGAAGGCACTCCTCTCTATAACTTCATGGGTGATGCATTACAGCAAAGCTCCCAGTCATTGCCCCGGTTCATTAAGGAATCACTGAAACAAATCCTTGAGGAGTATGATTCTCGGCAGATCTTCTATTTCTTGTGCCTAAATCTG gCTTTCACTTTTGTGGAGCTTTTTTATGGAGTATGGACCAATAGCCTTGGTCTTATTTCTGATGGATTTCACATGCTTTTTGATTGTTCTGCGTTAGTGATGGGGCTTTTTGCAGCTCTGATGACAAGGTGGAAAGCAACTCGCATATTTTCATATGG GTATGGACGTGTAGAAATTCTCTCTGGATTTATTAATGGCCTCTTTCTGATGGTGATTGCTTTCTTTGTCTTCATGGAATCAGTAGCAAGACTGGTAGATCCTCCAGATATAGATACAAATATGCTAACT CCGGTGTCTGTTGGAGGGCTGATTGTAAACCTTGTTGGTATCTGCGCCTTCAGCCACGCGCACTCCCACGGCGCTTCTCGGGGAGGCTGTCCCACACATGACCACAGCCATTCTCACCatggccacagccacagccacggGCACGGCCATTCCCACAGTGACCATGGCCACAGCCATGGACATGCCCATGGGTCTTCTGGAGGAGGCATGAACACCAACATGAGAG gtGTGTTTCTGCATGTGTTAGCAGACACTCTTGGCAGTGTTGGTGTTATCGTATCCACAATATTTATTCAGCAATTTGGATGGCTCATAGCTGATCCGCTCTGCTCTCTCTTTATTGCTACATTGATTTTTCTTAGTGTTATCCCACTATTGAAAGATGCCTGTCAAGTGCTTTTGTTGAGGATACCTCCAGAACAGGAGAAAGATCTGCATGCTGCTTTAGAAAAG ATTCAAAAAATAGAGGGAGTTATATCCTACAGAGATCCTCATTTTTGGTGTCACTCTGCAACTGTTGTGGCAGGCACAATACATGTGCAAGTGGTATCAGATGTGATGGAACAGAGAATTGTACAGCAG GTCACAGCAATTCTGAAAGATGCTGGCGTAAACAACTTAACTGTCCAAGTGGAGAAAGAAGCTTATTTTCAACACATGTCTGGACTCAGTACAGGATTTCAGGATGTCCTTGCAATGACTCAGCAGCTAGAATCCATGAAATACTACAAAGATG CTTCTTCTGAGCAAATGGCCATTTCCTACTTCAGTAGCGGCAGAACACAACAAATCAAGGTGGCTGCCCCTGTGATCGTGGCAGTGAAGATGAGCCCGTACCTGTATACTTCACAGGCAAGTGCAGACCTGCATGTTGGCTTGCATTTGGCAGGGTTTAGTAAGTTACCCAGCATGCAGGCACAGTGTTCttcctggctgtcctggcaggAAGATGATGGCCACAAGCATTGTCTATCTTACACTGTCCATCTTAAATTTGTTTAG
- the SLC30A5 gene encoding proton-coupled zinc antiporter SLC30A5 isoform X2, which translates to MEQPYGGQALAGGGALGPVDVPSARLTRYIVLLCFAKVLKAVGLFESYDLLKVVHLVQFIFVVQLGSAFFMVLFQKPFSSGKVVTKRQWIKIFKHAVVGCIISLLWFFGLTLCGPLRTLLLFEHSDVVVLSLLSVLFTSSGGGPAKTRGAAFFIIAIICLLLFDNDDLMAKIAEHPEGHHDSALTHVLYTIIAFLGVADHKGGVLLLVLALCCKVGFHMASRKLSVDVGGAKRLQALSHLVSVLLLCPWVIVLSLTTESKVESWSSLIMPFITVIFFVVILDFYVESICSVKMEASTCARYGSFLIFISALLFGNFWTHPITDQLRAMNKPPHHESTEHVLSGGVVVSAVFFVLSANILSSPSRKGQKGTLIGYSPEGTPLYNFMGDALQQSSQSLPRFIKESLKQILEEYDSRQIFYFLCLNLAFTFVELFYGVWTNSLGLISDGFHMLFDCSALVMGLFAALMTRWKATRIFSYGYGRVEILSGFINGLFLMVIAFFVFMESVARLVDPPDIDTNMLTPVSVGGLIVNLVGICAFSHAHSHGASRGGCPTHDHSHSHHGHSHSHGHGHSHSDHGHSHGHAHGSSGGGMNTNMRGVFLHVLADTLGSVGVIVSTIFIQQFGWLIADPLCSLFIATLIFLSVIPLLKDACQVLLLRIPPEQEKDLHAALEKIQKIEGVISYRDPHFWCHSATVVAGTIHVQVVSDVMEQRIVQQVTAILKDAGVNNLTVQVEKEAYFQHMSGLSTGFQDVLAMTQQLESMKYYKDGTYIM; encoded by the exons ATGGAGCAGCCGTACGGCGGGCAGGCCCTGGCCGGCGGCGGCGCGCTGGGGCCTGTGGATGTGCCCAGCGCCCG GCTGACTCGGTACATCGTGCTGCTGTGCTTCGCCAAGGTTTTGAAAGCCGTGGGGCTGTTTGAATCCTATGATCTTCTGAAAGTGGTCCACCTCGTGCAGTTTATCTTCGTAGTGCAGCTGGG GTCTgctttttttatggttttgtttcaaaagcCATTTTCATCTGGAAAAGTGGTAACAAAGCGTCAG TGGATCAAAATTTTTAAGCATGCCGTTGTTGGATGTATCATTTCACTCTTATGGTTTTTTGGCCTTACTCTATGTGGACCACTGAG AACATTATTACTGTTTGAACACAGCGATGTGGTTGTGCTGTCACTCCTTAGTGTCTTGTTCACAAGCTCAGGTGGAGGACCAGCAAAG ACAAGAGGTGCTGCATTTTTCATCATAGCTATCATCTGCTTACTACTTTTTGATAATGATGACCTCATGGCTAAAATAGCAGAACATC ctGAGGGGCATCATGACAGTGCTCTTACTCATGTTCTGTATACAATCATTGCTTTCCTGGGTGTTGCAGATCACAAG GGTGGAGTATTGCTTCTGGTACTGGCATTGTGCTGCAAGGTTGGTTTTCATATGGCATCCCGAAAACTATCTGTAGATGTAGGTGGAGCCAAGCGTCTTCAAGCTTTGTCCCACCTTGTTTCCGTCCTTCTGTTGTGCCCATGGGTTATTGTTCTCTCTCTGACAACAGAG aGTAAAGTAGAGTCTTGGTCATCTCTCATCATGCCTTTCATAACAGTCATCTTCTTTGTTGTGATCCTGGATTTCTACGTGGAGTCCATATGCTCTGTGAAGATGGAAGCTTCCACATGTGCTCGATATGGatcctttcttattttcattaGTGCTCTGCTTTTTGGAAACTTTTGGACACATCCAATAACAGACCAGCTTCGAGCTATGAACAAGCCACCACACCATGAAAGCACAGAGCATGTTCTTTCTGGAGGGGTGGTAGTGAGTGCTGTCTTCTTTGTTTTAT CTGCCAATATCCTGTCCTCCCCCTCCAGGAAAGGGCAGAAGGGTACCCTTATTGGCTATTCCCCTGAAGGCACTCCTCTCTATAACTTCATGGGTGATGCATTACAGCAAAGCTCCCAGTCATTGCCCCGGTTCATTAAGGAATCACTGAAACAAATCCTTGAGGAGTATGATTCTCGGCAGATCTTCTATTTCTTGTGCCTAAATCTG gCTTTCACTTTTGTGGAGCTTTTTTATGGAGTATGGACCAATAGCCTTGGTCTTATTTCTGATGGATTTCACATGCTTTTTGATTGTTCTGCGTTAGTGATGGGGCTTTTTGCAGCTCTGATGACAAGGTGGAAAGCAACTCGCATATTTTCATATGG GTATGGACGTGTAGAAATTCTCTCTGGATTTATTAATGGCCTCTTTCTGATGGTGATTGCTTTCTTTGTCTTCATGGAATCAGTAGCAAGACTGGTAGATCCTCCAGATATAGATACAAATATGCTAACT CCGGTGTCTGTTGGAGGGCTGATTGTAAACCTTGTTGGTATCTGCGCCTTCAGCCACGCGCACTCCCACGGCGCTTCTCGGGGAGGCTGTCCCACACATGACCACAGCCATTCTCACCatggccacagccacagccacggGCACGGCCATTCCCACAGTGACCATGGCCACAGCCATGGACATGCCCATGGGTCTTCTGGAGGAGGCATGAACACCAACATGAGAG gtGTGTTTCTGCATGTGTTAGCAGACACTCTTGGCAGTGTTGGTGTTATCGTATCCACAATATTTATTCAGCAATTTGGATGGCTCATAGCTGATCCGCTCTGCTCTCTCTTTATTGCTACATTGATTTTTCTTAGTGTTATCCCACTATTGAAAGATGCCTGTCAAGTGCTTTTGTTGAGGATACCTCCAGAACAGGAGAAAGATCTGCATGCTGCTTTAGAAAAG ATTCAAAAAATAGAGGGAGTTATATCCTACAGAGATCCTCATTTTTGGTGTCACTCTGCAACTGTTGTGGCAGGCACAATACATGTGCAAGTGGTATCAGATGTGATGGAACAGAGAATTGTACAGCAG GTCACAGCAATTCTGAAAGATGCTGGCGTAAACAACTTAACTGTCCAAGTGGAGAAAGAAGCTTATTTTCAACACATGTCTGGACTCAGTACAGGATTTCAGGATGTCCTTGCAATGACTCAGCAGCTAGAATCCATGAAATACTACAAAGATGGTACTTACATCATGTGA